A single genomic interval of Gemmatimonadaceae bacterium harbors:
- a CDS encoding nucleotidyl transferase AbiEii/AbiGii toxin family protein: MTGKRDGLARSVQVRLARQAKDIGVDPNVLLTRYGVERFLYRLSISPHADKFILKSALLLLAWFGETLRPTRDADLLGLGEIPDDELMRIFRDVCAVDVTPDAVTLNPGSVRIEAIREEDAYGGRRVTLEATLGAARLKIQVDIGIGDAVTPAPQWLDYPSLLDLPRPRLRAYRRETVVAEKLHAIVLLGARNSRIKDYFDVYALVREGRLNESVLSRAIAATFARRRSAVPIRTPVGLSDNFANEATHRARWQAFLGKNRLHGPGLDELIAAIRIPLTVALERARARR; encoded by the coding sequence ATGACCGGTAAGCGCGACGGTCTCGCGCGCTCGGTGCAGGTGCGCCTCGCTCGGCAGGCAAAGGACATCGGGGTCGATCCAAACGTGCTGCTCACCCGGTACGGCGTGGAGCGATTTCTGTATCGCCTCTCGATTTCCCCTCATGCGGACAAATTCATTCTCAAAAGCGCGCTCCTGCTGCTGGCGTGGTTCGGCGAAACGCTCCGCCCAACGCGCGACGCCGACCTGTTAGGCCTGGGCGAGATCCCGGATGATGAGCTCATGCGGATCTTCCGTGACGTGTGCGCCGTCGACGTCACACCGGATGCGGTGACGCTCAATCCGGGCTCCGTCCGCATCGAAGCGATTCGAGAGGAGGATGCCTACGGTGGCCGGCGCGTGACGCTCGAAGCGACACTGGGCGCGGCTCGTCTGAAAATTCAGGTCGACATCGGCATTGGCGACGCGGTTACGCCAGCGCCACAATGGCTGGACTATCCGAGCCTCCTCGACCTGCCGCGTCCGCGTCTCCGGGCGTACCGCCGCGAGACCGTCGTTGCGGAGAAGCTCCACGCCATCGTGCTGCTCGGCGCACGGAATAGCCGCATCAAGGATTACTTCGACGTATACGCGTTAGTCCGCGAAGGGCGCCTGAACGAAAGCGTGTTGTCGCGGGCCATCGCGGCAACGTTTGCGCGCCGCCGAAGCGCAGTGCCGATCCGGACGCCCGTCGGCCTAAGCGATAACTTCGCCAACGAAGCGACGCATCGGGCAAGATGGCAAGCCTTCCTGGGCAAGAACCGCCTGCATGGGCCAGGGCTCGATGAGCTCATCGCGGCGATACGCATACCCTTGACCGTGGCACTCGAACGCGCTCGAGCGCGACGGTAG
- a CDS encoding AbiEi antitoxin N-terminal domain-containing protein, giving the protein MPPRTDRTRTLTLARRSSGVTAHELSKAGIHRQILSRLVASGDLERIARGLYQLPQQSVTEHHGLAIAAAAAPNGVVCLLSALQYHDIGTQLPSEIWIAIDRRARRPALRYPPLHVVRYSGRALTAGVERHTIEGRAVKVYNVAKTLADCFKYRNKIGLDVALEALREAWGARRITMDELDRYAKICRVERVMRPYLESLTA; this is encoded by the coding sequence ATGCCCCCGAGAACCGATCGCACTCGAACCCTCACTCTCGCCCGCCGCAGCAGCGGCGTCACCGCCCACGAGCTCTCGAAGGCCGGCATTCACCGCCAGATCCTGAGCCGGCTCGTCGCGAGCGGCGACCTCGAGCGCATCGCCCGGGGTCTGTACCAGTTGCCGCAACAATCGGTCACCGAACATCACGGCCTTGCGATCGCTGCCGCAGCGGCTCCTAACGGAGTGGTCTGCCTGCTCTCGGCGCTCCAGTATCACGACATTGGGACCCAGCTACCGTCCGAGATCTGGATCGCGATCGACCGCCGCGCCCGGCGCCCGGCGCTGCGCTACCCGCCGCTGCACGTCGTGCGCTACAGCGGTCGAGCCCTCACGGCAGGAGTAGAACGTCACACGATCGAAGGTCGGGCAGTGAAAGTCTACAACGTGGCGAAAACGCTCGCCGATTGCTTCAAGTATCGAAATAAGATCGGCCTGGACGTCGCGCTGGAAGCGTTGCGCGAGGCCTGGGGCGCGCGACGAATCACTATGGACGAGTTGGATCGCTATGCAAAGATCTGCCGAGTGGAGCGCGTGATGCGCCCGTACCTCGAATCGCTCACGGCATGA